In Mycolicibacterium phocaicum, one DNA window encodes the following:
- a CDS encoding M20 family metallopeptidase: MPTGDALQTVTDAVARHRADLISLSHSIHAEPELAFAEHRSCAKTQALVAERGFHVTPAAGGLDTAFRADYGSGELVIGICAEYDALPGIGHACGHNIIAASAVGTALALAEVADEIGITVALIGTPAEEAGGGKALLLNAGVFDDVAASVMLHPGPVDIAGARSLALSEVSVAYRGRESHAAVAPYLGINAADAVTVAQVAIGLLRQQLTPGQMMHGIVTDGGQAPNVIPAHAELLYTMRATDSASLDELEDRMFSCFAAGALAAGCTHEVTEVSPRYDALTPDPWLTTVFRAEMERLGRAPLPMDLEVSVPLGSTDMGNVTRVMPGIHPVVGIEANGASIHQPEFTAAAAGPSADKAVAEGSIMLARTVVALALAPDERARVLQKMADRAAVQQQVKAGRG, encoded by the coding sequence ATGCCCACGGGAGACGCCCTGCAGACGGTCACCGATGCCGTCGCGCGTCACCGTGCCGATTTGATCTCGCTATCGCACTCGATCCACGCCGAGCCGGAACTGGCTTTCGCGGAGCACCGCAGCTGCGCCAAGACCCAGGCGCTCGTGGCCGAACGCGGCTTCCACGTCACCCCGGCCGCCGGAGGTCTGGACACCGCGTTCCGTGCCGACTACGGCAGCGGCGAGCTGGTGATCGGCATCTGTGCCGAGTACGACGCGTTGCCCGGCATTGGACATGCGTGCGGGCACAACATCATTGCCGCGTCGGCGGTCGGCACGGCGCTGGCGCTGGCCGAGGTCGCCGACGAGATCGGCATCACCGTGGCACTCATCGGCACGCCCGCCGAGGAGGCCGGGGGCGGAAAAGCGTTGCTGCTGAACGCCGGCGTGTTCGACGACGTCGCGGCATCGGTGATGCTGCACCCCGGTCCGGTGGACATCGCGGGAGCGCGGTCCCTGGCGCTGTCCGAGGTGTCGGTGGCCTACCGCGGGCGCGAGTCACACGCCGCCGTCGCTCCCTACCTGGGCATCAACGCCGCTGATGCGGTGACGGTCGCGCAGGTGGCGATCGGGTTGTTGCGTCAGCAGTTGACGCCCGGTCAGATGATGCACGGCATCGTCACCGACGGCGGTCAGGCGCCGAATGTCATTCCGGCGCATGCGGAATTGCTCTACACGATGCGGGCCACGGACTCGGCGTCGCTGGACGAGCTGGAAGATCGGATGTTCTCGTGCTTCGCGGCCGGCGCGCTGGCGGCCGGCTGCACGCACGAGGTGACCGAGGTGTCGCCGCGGTACGACGCGCTGACGCCCGATCCGTGGTTGACGACGGTGTTCCGCGCCGAGATGGAGCGGCTCGGCCGTGCGCCGCTGCCGATGGACCTGGAAGTGTCTGTGCCCCTTGGCAGTACCGACATGGGTAACGTCACGCGGGTGATGCCGGGGATTCACCCGGTGGTCGGGATCGAGGCCAACGGGGCATCGATCCACCAACCCGAGTTCACCGCGGCCGCAGCCGGACCGAGTGCGGACAAGGCCGTCGCCGAAGGTTCGATCATGTTGGCGCGCACCGTGGTTGCGCTGGCGCTGGCGCCTGACGAGCGGGCCCGGGTTTTGCAGAAGATGGCGGACCGGGCAGCGGTTCAGCAACAAGTGAAGGCAGGGCGCGGATGA
- a CDS encoding geranylgeranyl reductase family protein → MAQRYDVVVAGGGPSGSAAAWQAARVGAKVLVVDKAEFPRDKPCGDGLTARAVSYLQKMGLADEVATFHRVDRVTVFSPSRWEMSFPRRPGMPDHGHTASRTHLDTVLLRHAEKAGAEVREGAEVAGPELDADGRVVGVVLKSGEKISADAVVAADGAYSPVKRALNIDSEYNGYSAIAIRAEMHTNRPDTDSLDIYLKLQFQGDQLPGYGWVFPMGNGVLNIGVGYVNCYRNWQAINATQLLGEFLRSLRYEWELPSIAELKKSKSVRAWRLPMGFTAWPPWRPGVVFTGDALGAAKPVSGAGISKALEAGLVAGECVTAALQNGGPDDFTNYTRRLEAAWGREYRMGRFGHKLAGIPAIPNTGIKLLDKGFVRDGALRVMYGKSYGPLHTY, encoded by the coding sequence ATGGCACAGCGGTATGACGTCGTCGTCGCCGGTGGTGGTCCGTCGGGCTCCGCCGCCGCCTGGCAGGCCGCGCGGGTGGGCGCCAAGGTGCTGGTCGTCGACAAGGCCGAGTTTCCCCGCGACAAACCCTGCGGCGACGGACTGACCGCCCGCGCCGTCAGTTACCTGCAGAAGATGGGCCTGGCCGACGAAGTCGCCACCTTCCACCGGGTCGACCGCGTCACGGTGTTCAGCCCGAGCCGATGGGAGATGTCCTTCCCGCGGCGCCCCGGCATGCCCGATCACGGACATACGGCCAGCCGTACGCATTTGGACACGGTATTGCTCAGGCACGCCGAAAAGGCCGGCGCAGAGGTACGCGAAGGTGCCGAAGTGGCGGGACCTGAACTCGATGCCGACGGCCGGGTGGTCGGCGTGGTCCTCAAGAGCGGGGAGAAGATCTCCGCAGACGCCGTCGTCGCCGCCGACGGCGCGTACTCGCCCGTCAAGCGCGCGCTGAACATCGATTCGGAGTACAACGGCTACTCGGCCATCGCGATCCGCGCGGAGATGCACACCAACCGGCCCGACACCGATTCGCTCGACATCTACCTCAAGCTGCAGTTCCAGGGCGATCAGTTGCCCGGCTACGGCTGGGTGTTCCCGATGGGCAATGGTGTGCTCAACATCGGCGTGGGCTATGTCAACTGCTACCGGAACTGGCAAGCCATCAACGCCACGCAGCTACTCGGCGAATTCCTGCGGTCGCTGCGGTATGAGTGGGAGCTGCCATCGATCGCGGAATTGAAGAAGAGCAAGAGCGTGCGGGCGTGGCGGCTGCCGATGGGTTTCACCGCGTGGCCGCCGTGGCGTCCGGGCGTCGTCTTCACCGGCGACGCACTCGGTGCCGCCAAACCGGTTTCCGGAGCGGGCATTTCGAAGGCGCTCGAGGCCGGCCTGGTCGCCGGCGAATGCGTCACCGCGGCCCTGCAGAACGGTGGCCCCGACGACTTCACCAACTACACCCGGCGTCTGGAGGCTGCTTGGGGCCGGGAGTACCGGATGGGCCGCTTCGGCCACAAGCTCGCCGGTATCCCGGCCATTCCGAACACGGGCATCAAGCTCCTCGACAAAGGATTCGTCCGCGACGGCGCCCTCCGGGTGATGTACGGGAAGTCGTACGGCCCCCTGCACACGTACTGA
- a CDS encoding M20 family metallopeptidase, with the protein MTLSDHAEHWLATNYGDLVGWRRHLHANPELGRQEFETTKFVATRLAEAGLNPKILPGGTGLTCDFGPEDRPRIALRADMDALPMDERTGLPFASTVPNVAHACGHDAHTAVLLGTGLALASAPTLPVGVRLVFQAAEELMPGGALDAISAGALAGVSRIFALHCDPRLEVGKVATIPGPITSAADQMEITLHSPGGHTSRPHLTGDLVYALGALITGVPGILSRRVDPRHSTVMVWGAVNAGFASNAIPQTGTLAGTIRTASRDAWVEMESIVREIVSSLLAPLNVDHTVLYRRGVPPVVNEELSTRIMTHAIEALGPDALADTKQSGGGEDFSWYLEEVPGAMARLGVWPGVGPQLDLHQPTFDLDERALGVGVRVLVNIIEQAAAF; encoded by the coding sequence ATGACCCTCTCGGACCACGCCGAGCACTGGCTGGCCACGAACTACGGTGACCTGGTCGGGTGGCGGCGGCATCTGCACGCCAACCCCGAGTTGGGCCGGCAGGAGTTCGAGACCACCAAGTTCGTCGCGACGCGACTGGCCGAAGCCGGGTTGAACCCGAAGATTCTGCCCGGCGGTACCGGCCTGACGTGTGATTTCGGCCCCGAGGACCGACCGCGGATCGCCCTGCGCGCCGACATGGACGCGTTGCCGATGGACGAGCGCACCGGCCTGCCGTTCGCCTCGACAGTCCCCAACGTGGCACACGCCTGTGGGCACGACGCCCACACCGCGGTGCTGCTCGGCACCGGGCTGGCGCTCGCGTCGGCGCCGACGCTGCCGGTCGGCGTGCGCCTGGTGTTCCAGGCGGCCGAAGAGCTGATGCCCGGCGGCGCGCTGGACGCGATATCTGCGGGCGCACTGGCCGGTGTGTCGAGAATCTTTGCGCTGCACTGTGATCCGCGACTCGAGGTCGGCAAGGTCGCCACCATTCCGGGGCCCATCACCTCGGCGGCCGATCAGATGGAGATCACCCTGCACTCACCGGGTGGGCATACGTCCCGCCCGCATCTGACGGGTGATCTTGTCTACGCGCTCGGTGCGCTGATCACGGGGGTGCCCGGCATCCTGTCGCGTCGCGTCGACCCGCGGCACAGCACCGTGATGGTGTGGGGCGCGGTCAACGCCGGTTTCGCCTCGAACGCCATTCCACAGACCGGAACCCTGGCCGGCACCATCCGCACCGCCAGTCGGGACGCCTGGGTGGAGATGGAATCGATTGTGCGCGAGATCGTTTCGTCGCTGCTCGCGCCGCTCAACGTCGATCACACGGTGCTGTACCGCCGTGGCGTTCCGCCGGTGGTCAACGAAGAATTGTCGACGCGGATCATGACGCACGCCATCGAGGCGCTGGGCCCGGACGCCCTGGCCGACACCAAGCAATCCGGTGGCGGCGAAGACTTCTCGTGGTACCTGGAAGAGGTGCCGGGAGCCATGGCGCGCCTGGGCGTGTGGCCCGGCGTCGGCCCGCAGCTGGACCTTCATCAGCCGACCTTCGACCTCGACGAACGTGCCCTCGGCGTCGGCGTCCGGGTCCTGGTCAACATCATCGAGCAGGCCGCTGCTTTTTAA
- a CDS encoding gamma-glutamylcyclotransferase: protein MPLYAAYGSNMHPEQMLQRAPHSPMAATGWLHGWRLTFAGADIGWEGALATLVEDPLSKVFVVLYDMTREDEERLDRWEGSELGIHKKIRCRVHRVSSDTTTDPVLAWMYVVDAWEGGLPSARYLGVMAEAAEIAGAPADYVHHLRTRPSRNIGP, encoded by the coding sequence GTGCCGCTCTACGCCGCTTACGGATCGAACATGCATCCGGAGCAGATGCTTCAGCGGGCCCCTCATTCTCCGATGGCGGCCACGGGGTGGCTGCACGGCTGGCGACTGACGTTCGCCGGCGCGGACATCGGCTGGGAGGGCGCGCTGGCGACGCTGGTCGAGGATCCGCTCTCGAAGGTCTTCGTCGTGCTCTACGACATGACCCGCGAGGACGAGGAACGCCTGGACCGCTGGGAAGGCTCCGAGCTGGGGATCCACAAGAAGATCCGCTGCCGGGTGCACCGGGTGTCGTCGGACACCACGACCGACCCGGTGCTGGCCTGGATGTACGTCGTCGACGCGTGGGAGGGCGGCCTGCCCTCAGCGCGCTACCTCGGCGTCATGGCCGAGGCCGCCGAGATCGCCGGCGCCCCCGCCGACTACGTCCACCACCTCCGCACCCGCCCCTCCCGCAACATCGGGCCGTAG
- a CDS encoding SDR family NAD(P)-dependent oxidoreductase, protein MDRTTFDRLFDMTDRTVIVTGGTRGIGLAMAEGFALAGANLVVASRKPDACEAAAEHLRGLGGKAIGVPVNMGNLDDLDRLVEATVAEFGGLDVLVNNAANALAQPLGEMTPEAWAKSYDANLRGPVFLVQKALPHLKVSPAAAVLNMASIGAFQFAPFVSMYAAGKAALLSFTRSMAAAYAADGIRVNAIAPGPVDTDMVRNNPQAAIDAMAANTLLKRLASPDEMVGTALLLCSGAGSYITGQVVIVDGGGTPR, encoded by the coding sequence ATGGACCGCACCACATTTGACCGCCTGTTCGACATGACCGACCGCACCGTCATCGTGACCGGCGGGACGCGCGGTATCGGCCTCGCCATGGCCGAGGGGTTCGCGCTGGCCGGCGCCAATCTGGTGGTCGCCAGCCGTAAGCCCGACGCGTGCGAGGCCGCGGCTGAGCACCTGCGCGGTCTGGGTGGCAAGGCGATCGGCGTGCCCGTGAACATGGGCAACCTCGACGATCTCGATCGGCTGGTCGAGGCCACCGTCGCGGAGTTCGGCGGCCTCGATGTACTGGTCAACAACGCGGCCAACGCACTGGCTCAGCCGCTGGGGGAGATGACGCCCGAGGCGTGGGCCAAGTCGTACGACGCCAACCTGCGTGGACCGGTGTTCCTGGTGCAGAAAGCGTTGCCGCACTTGAAGGTAAGCCCGGCCGCCGCGGTCCTGAACATGGCATCGATCGGTGCCTTCCAGTTCGCGCCTTTCGTGTCGATGTACGCCGCGGGCAAGGCGGCGCTGCTGTCGTTCACCCGCTCGATGGCAGCCGCCTACGCGGCCGACGGCATCCGGGTCAACGCCATCGCGCCCGGCCCTGTCGACACCGACATGGTGCGCAACAACCCGCAGGCGGCCATCGATGCGATGGCCGCCAACACGCTGCTGAAGCGCCTGGCCAGCCCCGACGAAATGGTGGGCACGGCGCTGCTGTTGTGTTCGGGTGCAGGCAGTTACATCACCGGGCAGGTCGTCATCGTCGACGGCGGCGGGACGCCGCGGTAG
- a CDS encoding pseudouridine synthase, producing the protein MSLPVRPGYEGIGPARLRVHGGPVQAELRARFGDDAAAKVLAGEVVCADGSVVDEATELPAGAFIYWYRDLPDEVVVPFDVPVLYRDENIVVVDKPHFLATMPRGGHVVQTALVRLRRALGLWELSPAHRLDRLTAGVLVFTARREVRGAYQTMFASGGASKTYLARSSAGTLTEPVELRNRIVKRRGSLQAVIEPGEVNAVTLIEPLGSGLFQLTPATGRTHQLRVHMNSLGLPIDGDPLYPTVLDVAAGDFSTPLQLLAHRLAFVDPVTGVEREFVSGREFQ; encoded by the coding sequence TTGAGCCTGCCCGTCCGTCCCGGATACGAGGGGATCGGGCCTGCTCGGCTGCGGGTGCACGGCGGGCCGGTGCAGGCTGAGCTGCGGGCGCGGTTCGGCGACGACGCGGCCGCGAAAGTCCTTGCCGGCGAGGTGGTTTGCGCTGACGGGTCAGTGGTCGACGAGGCGACCGAGCTGCCGGCCGGTGCGTTCATCTACTGGTATCGGGACCTGCCCGACGAGGTCGTCGTGCCGTTCGACGTGCCGGTGCTGTACCGCGACGAGAACATCGTCGTGGTCGACAAGCCGCACTTCCTGGCCACCATGCCGCGCGGTGGGCACGTGGTGCAGACGGCCCTGGTGCGGCTGCGCCGGGCCTTGGGATTGTGGGAACTGTCCCCGGCGCACCGTTTGGACCGGCTGACCGCCGGCGTCCTGGTGTTCACCGCGCGACGCGAGGTCCGCGGGGCGTATCAGACGATGTTCGCTTCTGGCGGGGCGTCCAAGACGTATCTGGCGCGGTCGTCGGCCGGGACACTGACCGAGCCCGTCGAGCTGCGCAATCGAATCGTGAAGCGGCGCGGGTCTTTACAGGCCGTCATCGAGCCCGGTGAGGTGAATGCGGTGACGCTGATCGAGCCCTTGGGTTCCGGGTTGTTCCAGCTGACGCCCGCGACCGGCCGCACCCATCAACTGCGGGTGCACATGAACTCACTGGGGCTGCCCATTGACGGGGATCCGTTGTACCCCACGGTGCTCGACGTCGCCGCCGGTGACTTCTCGACGCCGCTGCAGTTGTTGGCGCACCGGCTGGCGTTCGTCGATCCGGTGACCGGTGTGGAGCGGGAGTTTGTCAGCGGGCGCGAATTTCAGTAG
- a CDS encoding NAD(P)H-quinone dehydrogenase: MATRIVIIGGGPAGYEAALVAAGYGREATEVTVVDRDGIGGACVLWDCVPSKTFIASTGVRTELRRADGLGFDIKIEDAKISLPQINNRVKTLARSQSVDIGGQLLRAGVNVVAGCGELVDSIPGMAHHRVKVTTPDGRSGVLKADVVLIATGASPRVLPNAVPDGERILNWRQLYDLTELPEHLVIVGSGVTGAEFCNAYTELGVKVTVVASRDQILPHEDSDAAAVLEEVFSERGVTLVKNARADSVVRTETGVKVSLADGRVVEGSHALMSIGSVPNTSGLGLEKVGIELGPGNYLTVDRVSRTKASGIYAAGDCTGLLPLASVAAMQGRIAMYHALGEGVSPIKLRTVAAAVFTRPEIAAVGVPQSAIDAGTVPARTLMLPLNTNARAKMSLLEHGFVKIFCRPATGVVIGGVVVAPIASELILPIALAVQNRISVTDLAQTLSVYPSLSGSIIETARRLMAHDDLD; encoded by the coding sequence GTGGCTACCCGCATCGTGATCATCGGCGGCGGTCCCGCCGGATATGAGGCAGCCCTGGTGGCCGCCGGTTATGGCCGTGAGGCGACCGAGGTCACCGTCGTCGACCGTGACGGCATCGGTGGTGCCTGCGTGCTCTGGGACTGTGTGCCGTCGAAAACCTTCATCGCGTCCACCGGGGTGCGCACCGAGCTGCGCCGCGCCGACGGGTTGGGCTTCGACATCAAGATCGAGGACGCCAAGATCTCGTTGCCGCAGATCAACAACCGCGTCAAGACGCTGGCGCGGAGCCAGTCGGTCGACATCGGCGGGCAGCTGCTGCGCGCCGGCGTCAACGTGGTGGCCGGCTGCGGCGAGCTCGTCGACAGCATCCCGGGCATGGCGCACCACCGGGTCAAGGTCACGACGCCCGACGGGCGGTCCGGCGTGCTGAAGGCCGATGTGGTGCTGATCGCCACCGGCGCGAGCCCCCGGGTGCTGCCCAACGCGGTGCCCGACGGCGAACGCATCCTGAACTGGCGTCAGCTGTACGACCTGACCGAACTGCCGGAGCACCTGGTGATCGTCGGCTCCGGTGTCACCGGCGCCGAGTTCTGCAACGCCTACACCGAACTGGGCGTCAAGGTCACGGTCGTGGCCAGCCGCGACCAGATCCTGCCGCACGAAGACTCTGACGCCGCCGCGGTACTGGAGGAGGTGTTCTCCGAGCGCGGTGTGACGTTGGTCAAGAACGCCCGCGCCGATTCGGTCGTCCGTACCGAAACCGGCGTCAAGGTCAGCCTCGCCGACGGCCGTGTCGTCGAGGGCAGCCACGCGCTGATGAGCATCGGTTCGGTCCCGAACACCTCGGGCCTGGGCCTGGAGAAGGTCGGCATCGAGCTCGGACCGGGCAACTACCTGACGGTCGACCGGGTGTCGCGCACCAAGGCGTCGGGCATCTACGCCGCCGGTGACTGCACGGGGCTGTTGCCGCTGGCCTCGGTCGCTGCCATGCAGGGCCGCATCGCGATGTATCACGCACTGGGTGAAGGGGTTTCGCCGATCAAGCTGCGGACGGTGGCCGCGGCGGTGTTCACCCGCCCGGAGATCGCCGCGGTCGGCGTGCCGCAATCGGCGATCGACGCCGGCACGGTTCCGGCCCGCACCCTCATGCTGCCGCTGAACACCAACGCGCGGGCCAAGATGTCGCTGCTCGAGCACGGCTTCGTCAAGATCTTCTGCCGCCCGGCCACCGGCGTGGTGATCGGCGGCGTCGTGGTCGCGCCGATCGCGTCCGAGCTGATCCTGCCGATCGCGCTGGCGGTGCAGAACCGGATCTCGGTGACCGATCTGGCGCAGACGCTGTCGGTCTACCCGTCGCTGTCGGGCTCGATCATCGAGACCGCCCGCCGGCTCATGGCTCACGATGATCTGGACTGA
- a CDS encoding glycerol-3-phosphate dehydrogenase/oxidase, with amino-acid sequence MSDPIPGPGNGQTLLSPGQRDTAWKRLGSEQFDVIVIGGGVVGAGAALDAATRGLKVALVEARDFASGTSSRSSKMFHGGLRYLEQLEFGLVREALYERELSLTTLAPHLVKPLPFLFPLTKRVWERPYIAAGIFLYDQLGGAKSVPAQKHLLKAGALRLAPGLKRSSLIGAIRYYDTVVDDARHTMTVARTAAHYGAVVRTSTQVVALLREGDRVTGVRVRDSETGAVTEVCGHVVVNATGVWTDEIQALSKQRGRFRVRASKGVHIVVPRDRIVSEVAIILRTEKSVLFVIPWGTHWIIGTTDTDWNLDLAHPAATKADIDYILGHVNKVLATPLNHDDIDGVYAGLRPLLAGESEETSKLSREHAVAVPAPGLVAIAGGKYTTYRVMGEDAIDAASEFVPTRVAPSITEKVPLLGADGYFALINQTEHVGQHYGLHPYRVRHLLDRYGSLIGEVLDMAADRPELLEPITEAPVYLKVEAWYAAAAEGALHLEDILARRMRISIEYQHRGVDCAREVAEVVAPVLGWSAEDIDREVATYLARVEAEVLSQTQPDDESADALRAAAPEARSEILEPVPLD; translated from the coding sequence GTGAGTGACCCGATTCCCGGTCCGGGCAACGGTCAGACCCTGCTGAGCCCCGGGCAACGCGACACCGCGTGGAAGCGGTTGGGCTCCGAGCAGTTCGACGTCATCGTGATCGGTGGCGGTGTCGTCGGCGCCGGTGCGGCGCTCGACGCGGCGACGCGCGGGCTCAAGGTCGCCCTGGTCGAGGCACGCGACTTCGCCTCCGGCACCTCCAGCCGCAGCAGCAAGATGTTCCACGGCGGCCTGCGCTACCTCGAGCAGCTCGAGTTCGGCCTGGTTCGTGAGGCGCTGTACGAACGCGAACTGTCCCTGACCACGCTGGCACCGCACCTCGTCAAGCCGCTGCCGTTCCTGTTCCCGCTGACCAAGCGGGTCTGGGAGCGCCCCTACATCGCCGCCGGCATCTTCCTGTACGACCAGCTCGGCGGGGCGAAGTCGGTGCCCGCGCAGAAGCACCTGCTCAAGGCCGGCGCGCTGCGGCTGGCTCCGGGCCTCAAGCGCAGTTCGCTGATCGGCGCGATTCGCTACTACGACACCGTCGTCGACGACGCGCGGCACACCATGACCGTCGCCCGCACTGCGGCGCACTACGGCGCCGTCGTCCGCACCTCGACGCAGGTCGTGGCATTGCTCCGCGAAGGCGATCGCGTCACCGGTGTGCGGGTCCGCGACTCGGAGACCGGTGCGGTGACCGAGGTCTGCGGACATGTGGTGGTCAACGCCACCGGCGTGTGGACCGACGAGATTCAGGCCCTGTCGAAGCAGCGCGGCCGGTTCCGGGTCCGCGCCTCGAAGGGCGTGCACATCGTCGTCCCGCGGGACCGCATCGTCAGCGAAGTGGCGATCATCCTGCGCACCGAGAAGTCGGTGCTGTTCGTCATCCCGTGGGGCACGCACTGGATCATCGGCACCACCGACACCGACTGGAACCTCGACCTCGCGCACCCGGCGGCCACCAAGGCCGACATCGACTACATCCTCGGGCACGTCAACAAGGTGCTGGCCACGCCGCTCAACCATGACGACATCGACGGCGTCTACGCGGGCCTGCGCCCGCTGCTGGCCGGGGAGAGCGAGGAGACCTCCAAGCTGTCCCGCGAGCACGCCGTCGCGGTGCCGGCCCCGGGTCTGGTGGCCATCGCCGGCGGCAAGTACACCACCTACCGGGTCATGGGCGAGGACGCCATCGACGCGGCCAGCGAGTTCGTGCCGACGCGCGTGGCGCCGTCGATCACGGAGAAGGTGCCGCTGCTCGGGGCCGACGGCTACTTCGCGCTGATCAACCAGACCGAACACGTGGGCCAGCACTATGGTCTGCATCCCTACCGGGTGCGGCACCTGCTGGACCGCTACGGCTCGCTGATCGGCGAGGTGCTGGACATGGCGGCCGACAGGCCCGAGCTGCTGGAACCCATCACCGAGGCGCCGGTGTACCTGAAGGTGGAAGCCTGGTACGCGGCCGCGGCCGAGGGCGCGCTGCACCTCGAGGACATCCTGGCCCGCCGCATGCGGATTTCCATCGAGTACCAGCACCGCGGCGTCGACTGCGCCCGCGAGGTCGCGGAAGTCGTTGCGCCCGTGCTGGGTTGGAGTGCCGAGGACATCGACCGCGAGGTCGCGACGTACCTGGCCCGCGTCGAAGCCGAGGTGCTGTCACAGACGCAGCCCGACGACGAATCGGCAGATGCGTTGCGCGCGGCGGCTCCCGAGGCCCGTTCGGAGATCCTTGAGCCGGTTCCGCTCGATTGA
- a CDS encoding purine-nucleoside phosphorylase: protein MEVSHRPVRRRSATKVDAVTDPQATPDFAAAAAAAAIRDRTGIAGFDVAVVLGSGWAPAAAVLGEPTATIAMGDLPGFTPPTASGHGGQALALQIGGRNVLVLLGRIHAYEGHDLRHVVHPVRTAIAVGVSTVVLTNAAGGLREEYSVGQPVLISDHLNLTARSPLVGAQFVDLVDAYSPRLRALSRAVDPTLTEGVYAGLPGPHYETPAEIRMLRTLGADLVGMSTVHETIAARAGGAEVLGISMVTNLAAGMTGEPLSHAEVLEAGRQSATRMGTLLAEVLARL, encoded by the coding sequence ATGGAAGTATCGCACCGGCCCGTTCGGCGGCGGTCGGCAACTAAGGTGGACGCCGTGACCGATCCGCAGGCCACCCCTGACTTCGCCGCCGCTGCGGCCGCCGCCGCCATCCGTGACCGCACCGGAATCGCCGGCTTCGATGTCGCTGTCGTGCTCGGTTCCGGCTGGGCGCCGGCCGCGGCTGTACTCGGCGAGCCCACAGCCACCATCGCCATGGGTGACCTGCCCGGATTCACTCCCCCGACGGCGTCGGGACATGGCGGGCAGGCGCTGGCGTTGCAGATCGGCGGCCGCAATGTGCTGGTCCTGCTGGGCCGTATCCACGCCTATGAGGGCCATGACCTGCGGCACGTCGTCCACCCCGTGCGCACCGCCATCGCCGTCGGCGTGAGCACCGTGGTGCTGACCAACGCCGCCGGCGGCCTGCGCGAGGAGTATTCGGTGGGCCAGCCGGTGCTGATCAGTGATCACCTGAACCTGACGGCGCGCTCACCCCTGGTGGGGGCACAGTTCGTCGACCTCGTCGACGCCTATTCGCCGCGGCTGCGGGCACTGTCCCGCGCGGTCGACCCGACGCTGACCGAAGGCGTGTATGCCGGTCTGCCGGGTCCGCACTACGAGACGCCCGCCGAAATCCGGATGCTGCGCACCCTGGGCGCCGATCTGGTCGGGATGTCGACGGTGCACGAGACCATCGCGGCCCGCGCCGGCGGCGCGGAAGTGCTGGGCATCTCGATGGTGACCAACCTGGCCGCCGGTATGACGGGCGAGCCGCTCAGCCACGCCGAGGTGCTGGAAGCCGGACGCCAGTCCGCGACGCGGATGGGGACGCTGCTGGCCGAGGTGTTGGCGCGGTTGTGA